A stretch of the Hypomesus transpacificus isolate Combined female chromosome 12, fHypTra1, whole genome shotgun sequence genome encodes the following:
- the LOC124474466 gene encoding follistatin-related protein 1-like, with translation MLYQVVLLILGATIPWLAVEGKPAVCANVFCGAGRECATTERGEPACMCIDYCKAHKHPVCASNGKTYQNHCELHRDACLTGTKLHVEQDGHCQEMSNKVAASPIVCYVADRNELRRRVIGWLEGEVEPDGWFSTGSNFSHILETYFKEYDDGDSQMDSSELLKFLQHNETAINITAYASQDNNRLLRSLCVDALIELSDENADWKLSFDEFLNCLKPDFNPPERMCALEDETYEDGAETQMECNRCVCACGNWVCTALTCDGTEHPKVVEAEGAEQEMTEEEWTRRVAELNLHQETVEKMKVGVNEI, from the exons ATG TTGTATCAAGTTGTTCTCCTGATTCTTGGAGCGACAATCCCCTGGTTGGCGGTG GAGGGAAAGCCCGCCGTGTGTGCCAATGTGTTTTGTGGAGCGGGCAGAGAGTGCGCCACgacggagagaggagaaccTGCTTGCATGTGCATCGAC tactgtAAGGCCCACAAGCATCCGGTGTGTGCCAGTAACGGGAAGACGTACCAGAACCACTGTGAGCTGCACCGGGACGCCTGCCTCACTGGGACCAAGCTGCACGTAGAGCAGGATGGACACTGCCAAG AGATGTCCAACAAAGTTGCAGCCAGCCCAA tcgTTTGCTATGTAGCAGACAGGAATGAGCTACGGAGAAGAGTGATTGGCTGGCTTGAAGGGGAGGTGGAGCCCGATGGCTGGTTCTCAACAGGAAGCAACTTCTCTCACATCCTGGAGACATACTTCAAG gagTACGATGATGGAGATTCCCAGATGGACTCGTCTGAACTCCTGAAGTTCCTCCAACACAACGAGACGGCCATCAACATCACCGCCTACGCCAGCCAGGACAACAATCGCCTGCTCAG gagcctATGTGTGGATGCTCTCATTGAGCTGTCAGATGAAAATGCTGACTGGAAGCTGAGTTTCGATGAGTTCCTCAACTGCCTGAAGCCTGACTTCAACCCCCCAGAGAGAA TGTGTGCCCTGGAGGACGAGACGTACGAGGATGGGGCAGAGACTCAGATGGAATGTAACCGCTGTGTATGCGCCTGTGGAAACTGGGTCTGCACAGCTCTCACCTGCGACG GAACAGAGCACCCGAAGgtggtggaggctgagggggcggagcaggaaatgacagaggaggagtggaCCCGCAGGGTGGCAGAGCTCAACTTGCACCAG GAGACTGTAGAAAAGATGAAGGTGGGCGTCAATGAGATCTGA
- the LOC124474445 gene encoding glycogen synthase kinase-3 beta-like isoform X2, translating to MAEACRPEMSGRPRTTSFAESCKTVQQTSTVGSVKVVTSLTVSGSVFPGDKNGSRVTTVVATPGQGPDQSQEVSYTDTEVIGNGSFGVVYRAKLCDSGEQVAIKKVLQDKRFKNRELQIMRKLDHCNIVRLRYFFYSSGDKKDEVYLNLVLDYVPETVYRESRKYSRAKQTLPTLYIKLYMYQLFRSLAYIHSYGICHRDIKPQNLLLDPDGGVLKLCDFGSAKQLVRGEPNVSYICSRYYRAPELIFGATDYTSSIDVWSAGCVLAELLLGQPIFPGDSGVDQLVEIIKVLGTPSREQIKEMNPNYTEFRFPQITAHPWTKVFRPRTPVEAIGLCSHLLEYTPTSRLTALEACGHAFFDELRDPNLKLPNGRDAPPLFNFSTQELSSKPMLASVLIPAHARCQPGDTSPSNRPSDAIHSQSTNADPASSFA from the exons ATGGCTGAAGCCTGCCGTCCAGAGATGTCTGGTCGACCCAGGACCACCTCCTTCGCGGAGAGCTGCAAGACGGTACAGCAAACCTCGACTGTTGGCAGCGTCAAAGTAGTCA CTTCCCTAACGGTGTCAGGGTCCGTCTTCCCAGGAGACAAGAATGGCAGCAGGGTGACGACAGTTGTGGCAACTCCCGGCCAGGGTCCCGACCAGTCACAGGAGGTTAGCTACACCGACACAGAGGTGATCGGGAACGGCTCATTCGGAGTTGTTTACCGGGCCAAACTGTGCGACTCTGGAGAGCAGGTGGCCATCAAGAAGGTCTTGCAGGACAAGAGGTTCAAG AACCGGGAGCTGCAGATTATGAGGAAGTTGGACCACTGCAATATAGTCCGTCTGCGCTACTTCTTCTACTCCAGTGGAGACAAG AAGGATGAGGTGTATCTCAACCTGGTTCTGGACTATGTTCCTGAGACGGTATACAGAGAGTCCCGCAAGTACAGCCGAGCCAAGCAGACGCTGCCCACTCTCTACATCAAG tTGTACATGTACCAGTTGTTCCGGAGCCTGGCCTACATCCACTCCTATGGGATCTGTCACCGGGACATCAAGCCTCAGAATCTGCTGCTGGACCCTGACGGTGGAGTCCTCAAACTCTGTGACTTTGGCAG tgctaAGCAGCTTGTTCGGGGAGAGCCAAACGTGTCCTACATCTGCTCCCGCTACTACCGAGCTCCGGAACTCATCTTTGGAGCCACCGACTATACCTCCAGCAtag ATGTATGGTCAGCTGGCTGTGTTCTAGCAGAGTTGTTGCTGGGGCAACCCATATTTCCTGGTGACAGTGGAGTGGATCAGTTGGTGGAAATTATCAAG GTTCTGGGGACCcccagcagagagcagatcaAGGAGATGAACCCCAACTACACAGAGTTCCGCTTCCCTCAGATCACAGCTCATCCCTGGACTAAG GTGTTCCGGCCACGGACGCCGGTGGAAGCGATTGGCCTGTGTTCCCACCTGCTGGAGTACACGCCCACTTCCCGCCTCACGGCGCTTGAGGCCTGTGGCCACGCCTTCTTTGACGAACTGCGAGACCCAAACCTCAAACTACCTAATGGACGAGACGCACCCCCTCTGTTCAACTTCTCTACGCAGG AGCTGTCCAGTAAGCCCATGCTCGCATCTGTTCTGATCCCCGCCCACGCCCGTTGTCAACCTGGAGACACGTCTCCTAGCAACAGACCCTCAG ATGCAATTCACTCTCAAAGCACCAATGCTGACCCAGCCTCCTCCTTCGCttga
- the LOC124474445 gene encoding glycogen synthase kinase-3 beta-like isoform X1, with amino-acid sequence MAEACRPEMSGRPRTTSFAESCKTVQQTSTVGSVKVVTSLTVSGSVFPGDKNGSRVTTVVATPGQGPDQSQEVSYTDTEVIGNGSFGVVYRAKLCDSGEQVAIKKVLQDKRFKNRELQIMRKLDHCNIVRLRYFFYSSGDKKDEVYLNLVLDYVPETVYRESRKYSRAKQTLPTLYIKLYMYQLFRSLAYIHSYGICHRDIKPQNLLLDPDGGVLKLCDFGSAKQLVRGEPNVSYICSRYYRAPELIFGATDYTSSIDVWSAGCVLAELLLGQPIFPGDSGVDQLVEIIKVLGTPSREQIKEMNPNYTEFRFPQITAHPWTKPCVIGPQVFRPRTPVEAIGLCSHLLEYTPTSRLTALEACGHAFFDELRDPNLKLPNGRDAPPLFNFSTQELSSKPMLASVLIPAHARCQPGDTSPSNRPSDAIHSQSTNADPASSFA; translated from the exons ATGGCTGAAGCCTGCCGTCCAGAGATGTCTGGTCGACCCAGGACCACCTCCTTCGCGGAGAGCTGCAAGACGGTACAGCAAACCTCGACTGTTGGCAGCGTCAAAGTAGTCA CTTCCCTAACGGTGTCAGGGTCCGTCTTCCCAGGAGACAAGAATGGCAGCAGGGTGACGACAGTTGTGGCAACTCCCGGCCAGGGTCCCGACCAGTCACAGGAGGTTAGCTACACCGACACAGAGGTGATCGGGAACGGCTCATTCGGAGTTGTTTACCGGGCCAAACTGTGCGACTCTGGAGAGCAGGTGGCCATCAAGAAGGTCTTGCAGGACAAGAGGTTCAAG AACCGGGAGCTGCAGATTATGAGGAAGTTGGACCACTGCAATATAGTCCGTCTGCGCTACTTCTTCTACTCCAGTGGAGACAAG AAGGATGAGGTGTATCTCAACCTGGTTCTGGACTATGTTCCTGAGACGGTATACAGAGAGTCCCGCAAGTACAGCCGAGCCAAGCAGACGCTGCCCACTCTCTACATCAAG tTGTACATGTACCAGTTGTTCCGGAGCCTGGCCTACATCCACTCCTATGGGATCTGTCACCGGGACATCAAGCCTCAGAATCTGCTGCTGGACCCTGACGGTGGAGTCCTCAAACTCTGTGACTTTGGCAG tgctaAGCAGCTTGTTCGGGGAGAGCCAAACGTGTCCTACATCTGCTCCCGCTACTACCGAGCTCCGGAACTCATCTTTGGAGCCACCGACTATACCTCCAGCAtag ATGTATGGTCAGCTGGCTGTGTTCTAGCAGAGTTGTTGCTGGGGCAACCCATATTTCCTGGTGACAGTGGAGTGGATCAGTTGGTGGAAATTATCAAG GTTCTGGGGACCcccagcagagagcagatcaAGGAGATGAACCCCAACTACACAGAGTTCCGCTTCCCTCAGATCACAGCTCATCCCTGGACTAAG CCATGTGTTATTGGTCCTCAGGTGTTCCGGCCACGGACGCCGGTGGAAGCGATTGGCCTGTGTTCCCACCTGCTGGAGTACACGCCCACTTCCCGCCTCACGGCGCTTGAGGCCTGTGGCCACGCCTTCTTTGACGAACTGCGAGACCCAAACCTCAAACTACCTAATGGACGAGACGCACCCCCTCTGTTCAACTTCTCTACGCAGG AGCTGTCCAGTAAGCCCATGCTCGCATCTGTTCTGATCCCCGCCCACGCCCGTTGTCAACCTGGAGACACGTCTCCTAGCAACAGACCCTCAG ATGCAATTCACTCTCAAAGCACCAATGCTGACCCAGCCTCCTCCTTCGCttga
- the LOC124474445 gene encoding glycogen synthase kinase-3 beta-like isoform X3: MAEACRPEMSGRPRTTSFAESCKTVQQTSTVGSVKVVRDKNGSRVTTVVATPGQGPDQSQEVSYTDTEVIGNGSFGVVYRAKLCDSGEQVAIKKVLQDKRFKNRELQIMRKLDHCNIVRLRYFFYSSGDKKDEVYLNLVLDYVPETVYRESRKYSRAKQTLPTLYIKLYMYQLFRSLAYIHSYGICHRDIKPQNLLLDPDGGVLKLCDFGSAKQLVRGEPNVSYICSRYYRAPELIFGATDYTSSIDVWSAGCVLAELLLGQPIFPGDSGVDQLVEIIKVLGTPSREQIKEMNPNYTEFRFPQITAHPWTKPCVIGPQVFRPRTPVEAIGLCSHLLEYTPTSRLTALEACGHAFFDELRDPNLKLPNGRDAPPLFNFSTQELSSKPMLASVLIPAHARCQPGDTSPSNRPSDAIHSQSTNADPASSFA; this comes from the exons ATGGCTGAAGCCTGCCGTCCAGAGATGTCTGGTCGACCCAGGACCACCTCCTTCGCGGAGAGCTGCAAGACGGTACAGCAAACCTCGACTGTTGGCAGCGTCAAAGTAGTCA GAGACAAGAATGGCAGCAGGGTGACGACAGTTGTGGCAACTCCCGGCCAGGGTCCCGACCAGTCACAGGAGGTTAGCTACACCGACACAGAGGTGATCGGGAACGGCTCATTCGGAGTTGTTTACCGGGCCAAACTGTGCGACTCTGGAGAGCAGGTGGCCATCAAGAAGGTCTTGCAGGACAAGAGGTTCAAG AACCGGGAGCTGCAGATTATGAGGAAGTTGGACCACTGCAATATAGTCCGTCTGCGCTACTTCTTCTACTCCAGTGGAGACAAG AAGGATGAGGTGTATCTCAACCTGGTTCTGGACTATGTTCCTGAGACGGTATACAGAGAGTCCCGCAAGTACAGCCGAGCCAAGCAGACGCTGCCCACTCTCTACATCAAG tTGTACATGTACCAGTTGTTCCGGAGCCTGGCCTACATCCACTCCTATGGGATCTGTCACCGGGACATCAAGCCTCAGAATCTGCTGCTGGACCCTGACGGTGGAGTCCTCAAACTCTGTGACTTTGGCAG tgctaAGCAGCTTGTTCGGGGAGAGCCAAACGTGTCCTACATCTGCTCCCGCTACTACCGAGCTCCGGAACTCATCTTTGGAGCCACCGACTATACCTCCAGCAtag ATGTATGGTCAGCTGGCTGTGTTCTAGCAGAGTTGTTGCTGGGGCAACCCATATTTCCTGGTGACAGTGGAGTGGATCAGTTGGTGGAAATTATCAAG GTTCTGGGGACCcccagcagagagcagatcaAGGAGATGAACCCCAACTACACAGAGTTCCGCTTCCCTCAGATCACAGCTCATCCCTGGACTAAG CCATGTGTTATTGGTCCTCAGGTGTTCCGGCCACGGACGCCGGTGGAAGCGATTGGCCTGTGTTCCCACCTGCTGGAGTACACGCCCACTTCCCGCCTCACGGCGCTTGAGGCCTGTGGCCACGCCTTCTTTGACGAACTGCGAGACCCAAACCTCAAACTACCTAATGGACGAGACGCACCCCCTCTGTTCAACTTCTCTACGCAGG AGCTGTCCAGTAAGCCCATGCTCGCATCTGTTCTGATCCCCGCCCACGCCCGTTGTCAACCTGGAGACACGTCTCCTAGCAACAGACCCTCAG ATGCAATTCACTCTCAAAGCACCAATGCTGACCCAGCCTCCTCCTTCGCttga
- the LOC124474445 gene encoding glycogen synthase kinase-3 beta-like isoform X4, translated as MAEACRPEMSGRPRTTSFAESCKTVQQTSTVGSVKVVRDKNGSRVTTVVATPGQGPDQSQEVSYTDTEVIGNGSFGVVYRAKLCDSGEQVAIKKVLQDKRFKNRELQIMRKLDHCNIVRLRYFFYSSGDKKDEVYLNLVLDYVPETVYRESRKYSRAKQTLPTLYIKLYMYQLFRSLAYIHSYGICHRDIKPQNLLLDPDGGVLKLCDFGSAKQLVRGEPNVSYICSRYYRAPELIFGATDYTSSIDVWSAGCVLAELLLGQPIFPGDSGVDQLVEIIKVLGTPSREQIKEMNPNYTEFRFPQITAHPWTKVFRPRTPVEAIGLCSHLLEYTPTSRLTALEACGHAFFDELRDPNLKLPNGRDAPPLFNFSTQELSSKPMLASVLIPAHARCQPGDTSPSNRPSDAIHSQSTNADPASSFA; from the exons ATGGCTGAAGCCTGCCGTCCAGAGATGTCTGGTCGACCCAGGACCACCTCCTTCGCGGAGAGCTGCAAGACGGTACAGCAAACCTCGACTGTTGGCAGCGTCAAAGTAGTCA GAGACAAGAATGGCAGCAGGGTGACGACAGTTGTGGCAACTCCCGGCCAGGGTCCCGACCAGTCACAGGAGGTTAGCTACACCGACACAGAGGTGATCGGGAACGGCTCATTCGGAGTTGTTTACCGGGCCAAACTGTGCGACTCTGGAGAGCAGGTGGCCATCAAGAAGGTCTTGCAGGACAAGAGGTTCAAG AACCGGGAGCTGCAGATTATGAGGAAGTTGGACCACTGCAATATAGTCCGTCTGCGCTACTTCTTCTACTCCAGTGGAGACAAG AAGGATGAGGTGTATCTCAACCTGGTTCTGGACTATGTTCCTGAGACGGTATACAGAGAGTCCCGCAAGTACAGCCGAGCCAAGCAGACGCTGCCCACTCTCTACATCAAG tTGTACATGTACCAGTTGTTCCGGAGCCTGGCCTACATCCACTCCTATGGGATCTGTCACCGGGACATCAAGCCTCAGAATCTGCTGCTGGACCCTGACGGTGGAGTCCTCAAACTCTGTGACTTTGGCAG tgctaAGCAGCTTGTTCGGGGAGAGCCAAACGTGTCCTACATCTGCTCCCGCTACTACCGAGCTCCGGAACTCATCTTTGGAGCCACCGACTATACCTCCAGCAtag ATGTATGGTCAGCTGGCTGTGTTCTAGCAGAGTTGTTGCTGGGGCAACCCATATTTCCTGGTGACAGTGGAGTGGATCAGTTGGTGGAAATTATCAAG GTTCTGGGGACCcccagcagagagcagatcaAGGAGATGAACCCCAACTACACAGAGTTCCGCTTCCCTCAGATCACAGCTCATCCCTGGACTAAG GTGTTCCGGCCACGGACGCCGGTGGAAGCGATTGGCCTGTGTTCCCACCTGCTGGAGTACACGCCCACTTCCCGCCTCACGGCGCTTGAGGCCTGTGGCCACGCCTTCTTTGACGAACTGCGAGACCCAAACCTCAAACTACCTAATGGACGAGACGCACCCCCTCTGTTCAACTTCTCTACGCAGG AGCTGTCCAGTAAGCCCATGCTCGCATCTGTTCTGATCCCCGCCCACGCCCGTTGTCAACCTGGAGACACGTCTCCTAGCAACAGACCCTCAG ATGCAATTCACTCTCAAAGCACCAATGCTGACCCAGCCTCCTCCTTCGCttga
- the runx2a gene encoding RUNX family transcription factor 2a: MASNSLFARGNPGLCWDPIVNRTFSPPASTHQPPVSVTPDSLQAERKITSSAQRPRAHDPGNTIEIPAGLVRTDSPNFICSHLPAHWRCNKTLPRAFTVHALGEVSEGVVVTVMAGNDENCSAELRNASTVMKGGAARFNDLRFIGRSGRGKSFTLTITVLSSPPQVATIQRAIKVTVDGPREPRRHRQKLGEGPKMGLFRVAVPTSPHLLNSLTNPTADARQSLPSPPWTYEQSYLAQVATPFSSRTPSLSGVCELSSGFDRRFLPLSSAPRMHYSSFPYSSSPTTPAYNSFRSPPYSASPQSHSGTLQPCYAVYGSSTGTNQLYIGMGDHIPTTPLAVEMDGAVQGSQGEEPVWRPY; encoded by the exons ATGGCGTCCAATAGTCTTTTCGCGAGAGGGAACCCAGGTCTTTGCTGGG ATCCCATAGTGAACCGGACATTCAGCCCTCCAGCGAGCACGCACCAGCCGCCGGTCTCAGTTACGCCAGACAGTCTCCAAGCTGAGCGCAAGATCACCTCCTCTGCGCAACGACCACGCGCGCATGATCCCGGGAACACCATAGAGATCCCCGCCGGGCTCGTGCGCACGGATAGTCCCAACTTTATCTGCTCGCACCTACCGGCACACTGGCGCTGCAACAAGACCCTTCCGCGCGCCTTTACG GTGCACGCCCTGGGTGAGGTAAGCGAAGGGGTCGTTGTCACGGTGATGGCGGGGAACGATGAGAACTGTTCGGCGGAGCTGAGGAATGCGTCCACGGTGATGAAAGGAGGCGCGGCTCGCTTCAATGACCTCCGCTTCATAGGGCGTAGTGGaagag gtaaaaGTTTCACCCTGACTATCACAGTGCTGAGCAGTCCTCCTCAAGTGGCGACTATCCAGAGAGCCATCAAGGTCACCGTGGATGGACCCCGTGAACCCCGCC GTCACAGACAGAAGTTGGGGGAGGGGCCCAAAATGGGACTTTTTCGGGTTGCCGTGCCAACGAGCCCTCACCTGCTCAACAGTCTCACCAATCCTaccgcag ACGCCAGGcagtccctgccctcccctccctggacTTATGAGCAGTCCTATCTGGCTCAGGTGGCCACGCCCTTCTCTTCCCGAACACCCAGCCTATCAG gagTGTGCGAGCTGAGCTCGGGATTCGATCGGCGTTTCCTGCCCCTGTCGTCTGCACCCAGAATGCACTACTCATCGTTCCCCTACTCCTCGTCTCCCACAACTCCTGCTTACAACTCCTTCCGTTCCCCTCCCTACTCGGCCTCCCCGCAGTCCCACAGTGGTACCCTCCAGCCCTGTTATGCAGTTTATGGAAGCTCGACCGGAACGAACCAACTGTACATCGGGATGGGGGACCACATCCCTACAACCCCACTAGCTGTTGAAATGGATGGGGCTGTGCAAggcagccagggggaggagcctgtttGGCGGCCATATTGA
- the supt3h gene encoding LOW QUALITY PROTEIN: transcription initiation protein SPT3 homolog (The sequence of the model RefSeq protein was modified relative to this genomic sequence to represent the inferred CDS: inserted 2 bases in 1 codon), with amino-acid sequence MSSPMASSSSSYSRDRPSNRTSFIPELQSMMFALGDARRPLHDTAALVEDIVHTQLINLLHQACEGAVLRGSRVISAEDILFVMRKDKRKLARLLRYMQFRDYKSKVLKNIEDEEPLESDRSTVAGGXNKRQRLMVDFLSWVDQTGEFLSLTNTLDEIKQERLERLERHSRNMDPAQYSEFCESRQLSFAKKASKFRDWLDCSSLEVKPNAVAMEILSYLAYETVAQIVDLSLLVKQDMSPKTGPFSHVIAANYIHYHSNTVVKKDPDSPENTPPSTPSSSHSSKPLPQGNGESSRSRQRKRKKSSTVSVEPPSGAIQPCHIREAIRRYSYTHTSSYRRSGMAFLAC; translated from the exons ATGAGCAGTCCCATGgctagctcctcctccagctactCGAGGGACCGCCCCTCCAACCGTACCAGCTTCATCCCTGAACTACAGAGCATGAT GTTTGCTCTCGGAGATGCTCGCAGGCCACTACATGATACCGCTGCTCTGGTGGAGGATATAGTTCACACTCAACTCATCAACTTG ctgCATCAGGCGTGCGAGGGGGCCGTGCTGCGGGGGTCAAGGGTCATCTCAGCGGAAGACATCCTGTTTGTGATGAGGAAAGACAAG AGGAAGCTGGCCAGACTCTTGCGGTACATGCAGTTCCGGGACTATAAGTCTAAAGTCCTGAAGAACATCGAAGACGAGGAACCACTCGAGTCAg ATAGGTCCACCGTTGCCGGGGG TAACAAGCGCCAGCGTCTGATGGTGGACTTCCTGTCCTGGGTGGACCAGACCGGGGAGTTCCTGTCCCTCACCAACACTCTGGACGAGATCAAGCAGGAGCGACTGGAG aggctaGAGAGACACTCTAGGAACATGGACCCTGCTCAGTACTCTGAGTTCTGTGAGAGTCGTCAGCTCAGCTTTG ctaAGAAGGCCTCAAAGTTCCGTGATTGGCTGGACTGTAGCAGCTTGGAGGTGAAACCCAATGCTGTCGCCATGGAGATCCTGTCCTACCTGGCCTATGAGACGGTTGCTCAG atTGTAGATCTGTCTCTGCTGGTAAAACAAGACATGAGTCCCAAGACCGGCCCTTTCAGTCATGTCATCGCTGCCAACTACATCCACTACCACAGCAACACagtg gtaaaAAAAGATCCAGATTCTCCGGAGAACACGCCCCCCTCCACGCCAAGCTCCTCCCACTCTTctaagcccctcccccagggtaACGGGGAGAGCAGCAGGAGTCGACAGAGGAAACGCAAGAAG agctCAACAGTGAGTGTGGAGCCCCCCAGTGGAGCAATACAGCCCTGCCACATCCGAGAAGCCATCAGACgctacagttacacacacacg aGCTCCTACAGGCGCAGTGGGATGGCCTTCCTGGCCTGCTGA